Proteins encoded in a region of the Pseudomonas viciae genome:
- a CDS encoding EAL domain-containing protein, with amino-acid sequence MPLTATRSRTRPRRYLITLLCGLLPILSGLGILYMQAERTLEQHTRQTAQELVQQVELMLDNTALSSRELLPLAGQPCEAVKLALREQVTRRPFVRSTNLVRDNTLYCSSLFGAFEEKVNPDDYHQGTLWLMNGNPVTPDTALLIYRLNEGQQGVLATLDGYYLANALHLIGGQTRLRLQVGSNWLAADGKVRQTPLPALLVAQSGLASSRYPFNVEAGFDEGEVWRYMAREYPPLFSLLIFFGAIAAALGHWLQQRTSSPSRELQRALEAGEFVPYLQPIVHSDSKRWAGVEVLMRWNHPTEGLVRPDLFIPFAEHNGLIVPMTRALMQQTLQLLVPLTPLLEAPFHVGINITARHCQDLALVDDCRRFLDAFPPGAIALVLELTERELIEPTPITHQLFEQLHGLGVKIAIDDFGTGHSSLGYLRQFNVDFLKIDQSFVAMIGADALSRHILDSIIELSGKLDLNMVAEGVETVEQSDYLAAHGVNFLQGFLFGRPISGQDFIEALTALNGNYPPPGY; translated from the coding sequence ATGCCCTTGACCGCCACACGCTCGCGCACGCGGCCCCGTCGCTACCTGATCACCCTGCTCTGCGGCCTGCTGCCGATATTGTCTGGGCTGGGCATCCTGTACATGCAGGCCGAACGGACGCTGGAGCAACACACCCGGCAGACTGCCCAAGAGCTGGTCCAGCAGGTCGAGTTGATGCTCGACAACACCGCGTTGTCGTCTCGTGAATTGCTGCCCCTGGCCGGCCAGCCTTGCGAGGCGGTCAAGCTGGCGTTACGCGAACAAGTGACACGACGGCCCTTTGTCCGTTCGACCAACCTGGTACGAGACAACACCCTGTATTGCAGTTCGTTGTTCGGCGCCTTCGAGGAAAAGGTCAATCCGGACGATTACCACCAGGGCACGTTGTGGCTCATGAATGGCAACCCAGTCACGCCCGACACCGCGCTGCTGATCTACCGGCTCAACGAGGGCCAGCAAGGCGTATTGGCGACCCTCGACGGTTATTACCTGGCCAATGCCCTGCATCTGATTGGCGGCCAGACTCGACTGCGGCTACAAGTAGGATCGAACTGGCTGGCGGCGGACGGCAAGGTCCGACAAACCCCACTGCCCGCGCTGCTGGTTGCCCAGAGCGGCCTGGCCTCATCACGCTACCCATTCAATGTTGAAGCCGGCTTTGATGAGGGGGAAGTCTGGCGTTACATGGCCCGGGAGTATCCACCGCTGTTCAGCCTGCTGATCTTCTTCGGTGCCATCGCCGCAGCACTCGGACACTGGCTGCAACAACGCACCTCCTCTCCCAGTCGTGAACTGCAACGGGCCCTGGAAGCCGGAGAGTTCGTTCCGTACCTGCAACCGATCGTGCATAGCGACAGCAAGCGCTGGGCTGGCGTTGAAGTGCTGATGCGCTGGAACCATCCCACCGAAGGCCTGGTACGCCCGGACCTGTTTATTCCGTTCGCCGAACACAACGGCTTGATCGTGCCGATGACCCGGGCATTGATGCAGCAAACCCTGCAGTTGCTGGTACCGCTGACTCCTCTGCTGGAAGCGCCGTTTCATGTCGGCATCAACATCACCGCTCGCCACTGCCAGGATCTGGCGCTGGTGGACGATTGCCGCCGGTTTCTCGATGCCTTCCCACCGGGTGCGATTGCACTGGTGCTGGAGCTGACCGAGCGCGAACTGATCGAACCTACGCCCATCACCCACCAATTGTTCGAACAGTTGCATGGGCTGGGGGTGAAGATCGCCATCGACGATTTCGGCACCGGACATTCCAGCCTGGGTTATTTGCGTCAGTTCAATGTGGACTTCCTGAAGATCGACCAGAGCTTTGTCGCGATGATCGGTGCCGACGCCCTGTCGCGCCACATCCTCGACAGCATCATCGAACTGTCGGGCAAGCTGGACCTGAATATGGTTGCCGAAGGCGTCGAAACCGTCGAACAAAGCGACTACCTGGCGGCCCACGGGGTGAACTTCCTACAGGG
- a CDS encoding LysR family transcriptional regulator, which yields MTLTQLEIFSLVAELRGFTAAATRLGIGQSAVSHAIKSLEQELGVELLRRHQSAVELSDIGEQLLQRARAMLGLANTLRQEAADARGMRRGTLRIGSFGPTSSMKLLPAILQRYRALHPGIEVHIDEGPDRQVIQWLDERRIDVGFVVLPEDRFDTFMLMEDQMVALLPTAHPLAAQASVSLKDLCNDPFVLTEAGSSELVSRLFNAARLTPNVRFRCSQLLSTLDVVSRGEAVSVVSEGSLPGGPNPGFVTRPLSPRVPRQIGLAVLDSRQASPATLAFVELARQS from the coding sequence ATGACCCTCACCCAACTCGAAATCTTCTCCCTGGTCGCCGAGCTGCGTGGCTTCACCGCCGCTGCAACGCGATTGGGCATCGGCCAGTCGGCGGTGTCCCACGCCATCAAGTCCCTGGAACAAGAGTTGGGCGTGGAACTGCTCAGGCGTCATCAGTCTGCGGTGGAACTCAGCGACATTGGCGAGCAATTGCTACAGCGGGCCCGGGCCATGCTCGGGTTGGCCAACACCTTGCGCCAGGAAGCCGCCGACGCCCGTGGCATGCGCCGTGGCACCTTGCGCATCGGCTCGTTCGGGCCGACTTCGTCGATGAAATTGCTGCCCGCCATCCTGCAGCGCTACCGCGCGCTGCATCCGGGGATCGAGGTGCACATCGATGAAGGGCCGGACCGACAAGTCATCCAGTGGCTGGATGAACGACGAATAGACGTCGGCTTTGTGGTGCTGCCCGAGGACCGTTTCGATACGTTCATGCTGATGGAGGATCAGATGGTCGCCCTGCTCCCCACCGCCCATCCCCTCGCCGCCCAGGCCAGCGTGAGCCTCAAGGACCTGTGCAACGACCCCTTCGTACTCACCGAGGCCGGATCGTCGGAGCTGGTGTCGCGCCTGTTCAATGCCGCCCGGCTTACACCAAACGTGCGCTTTCGTTGTTCGCAACTGCTCAGCACCCTGGATGTCGTCAGCCGCGGCGAGGCGGTGAGCGTGGTTTCCGAAGGCTCGCTGCCGGGCGGCCCCAACCCGGGCTTCGTCACACGGCCATTGTCACCTCGAGTTCCGCGCCAGATTGGCCTCGCGGTATTGGACAGCCGCCAGGCCTCACCGGCCACCCTGGCCTTTGTCGAACTGGCCCGGCAGTCATGA
- a CDS encoding DMT family transporter, translating to MKTFEQTIPTPSDLPVYLKLAMVTMIWGGTFVAGRILSDALAPLFAASLRFLLASVALLLFLAVAGIPLARPSVKQGLQLAALGFFGIFFYNLCFFYGLQYINASRASLIVALNPAVIGLASWWLFKERLSRLKVAGIVLCIGGAGLVIVSRDPSLLQGSAQSWIGDLLIFGCVLGWGIYSLFSRNLNESLGPLQTVTWSILLGTLMLWLACAAGGEIRFEALRGLDIRQWLSLLYLGVLGSALAYIAWYDGIRRIGATRSGVFIALNPLTAVLLGALLLDERLTALMCVGGGVILVGIFLCNKPLACSAEKTI from the coding sequence ATGAAAACCTTCGAACAAACCATCCCAACGCCCTCAGACCTGCCGGTCTACCTGAAGCTCGCCATGGTCACCATGATCTGGGGCGGCACCTTCGTCGCTGGCAGGATCCTTTCCGATGCCCTGGCGCCTCTGTTCGCCGCCAGCCTGCGTTTCCTGCTGGCGAGTGTCGCGTTGCTGCTGTTTCTCGCCGTGGCCGGGATCCCGCTGGCCAGGCCCAGCGTGAAGCAAGGGCTGCAATTGGCTGCCCTGGGGTTCTTCGGTATTTTCTTCTATAACCTGTGCTTCTTTTACGGCCTGCAGTACATCAATGCGTCGCGCGCCTCATTGATCGTCGCCTTGAATCCGGCGGTGATCGGATTGGCGTCCTGGTGGTTGTTCAAGGAGCGGCTGAGCCGCTTGAAAGTGGCGGGCATCGTGCTGTGCATCGGCGGGGCAGGGTTGGTGATCGTCAGTCGCGATCCGTCTTTGTTGCAGGGTTCGGCGCAGAGCTGGATCGGCGACCTGCTGATTTTTGGTTGCGTGCTGGGCTGGGGCATCTATTCACTGTTTTCCAGAAACCTGAACGAAAGCCTTGGCCCCCTGCAGACCGTAACCTGGTCGATTCTGCTGGGCACGTTGATGTTGTGGCTGGCTTGCGCGGCTGGGGGCGAGATTCGCTTCGAAGCACTGCGCGGGCTGGACATCCGCCAATGGCTGAGCTTGCTGTACCTCGGCGTACTGGGTTCGGCTTTGGCCTACATCGCCTGGTACGACGGCATTCGTCGGATTGGCGCGACCCGTTCCGGCGTGTTTATCGCCCTCAATCCGCTGACGGCGGTGCTGCTGGGAGCGCTGCTGTTGGACGAACGGCTCACAGCCTTGATGTGTGTAGGCGGGGGCGTGATCCTGGTGGGCATTTTCCTGTGCAACAAACCCCTTGCGTGCTCGGCGGAAAAGACGATTTGA
- the hppD gene encoding 4-hydroxyphenylpyruvate dioxygenase, which yields MADLYENPMGLMGFEFIEFASPTPNTLEPIFEIMGFTKVASHRSKDVHLYRQGAINLILNNEPHSVASYFAAEHGPSVCGMAFRVKDSQQAYKRALELGAQPIHIETGPMELNLPAIKGIGGAPLYLIDRFGEGSSIYDIDFVFIEGVERNPVGAGLKIIDHLTHNVYRGRMAYWAGFYEKLFNFREIRYFDIKGEYTGLTSKAMTAPDGMIRIPLNEESSKGAGQIEEFLMQFNGEGIQHVAFLTDDLIKTWDKLKSIGMRFMTAPPDTYYEMLEGRLPNHGEPVDELQARGILLDGASEQGDKRLLLQIFSETLMGPVFFEFIQRKGDDGFGEGNFKALFESIERDQVRRGVLATD from the coding sequence ATGGCAGATCTATACGAAAACCCGATGGGCCTGATGGGTTTTGAATTCATCGAATTCGCATCCCCAACACCCAACACCCTGGAGCCGATCTTCGAGATCATGGGCTTCACCAAAGTGGCCTCCCACCGCTCCAAGGATGTGCATCTGTATCGCCAGGGCGCGATCAACCTGATCCTCAACAACGAACCCCACAGTGTGGCCTCGTACTTCGCGGCCGAGCACGGCCCGTCGGTATGCGGCATGGCGTTCCGGGTCAAGGATTCGCAACAGGCCTACAAGCGTGCCCTGGAACTTGGCGCCCAGCCGATCCACATCGAAACCGGCCCGATGGAGCTGAACCTGCCGGCGATCAAAGGCATTGGCGGCGCGCCGCTGTACCTGATCGACCGTTTTGGCGAAGGCAGCTCGATCTATGACATCGACTTCGTGTTCATCGAGGGCGTTGAGCGTAACCCGGTGGGCGCGGGCCTGAAAATCATCGACCACCTGACCCACAACGTCTATCGCGGACGCATGGCCTACTGGGCCGGCTTCTACGAGAAGCTGTTCAACTTCCGCGAGATCCGTTATTTCGACATCAAGGGCGAATACACCGGCCTGACCTCCAAGGCCATGACAGCCCCGGATGGCATGATCCGCATCCCGTTGAACGAAGAGTCGTCCAAGGGCGCCGGGCAGATCGAAGAGTTCCTGATGCAGTTCAACGGCGAAGGCATCCAGCACGTGGCATTCCTCACCGATGACCTGATCAAGACCTGGGATAAGCTGAAAAGCATCGGCATGCGCTTCATGACCGCGCCGCCGGACACCTATTACGAAATGCTCGAAGGCCGCCTGCCGAACCACGGCGAGCCGGTGGACGAACTGCAAGCGCGGGGCATTCTGCTGGACGGTGCTTCCGAGCAGGGCGACAAGCGCCTGCTGCTGCAGATCTTTTCGGAAACCCTGATGGGGCCGGTGTTCTTCGAATTCATCCAGCGCAAGGGCGACGATGGTTTCGGCGAAGGCAACTTCAAGGCGCTGTTCGAGTCCATCGAGCGTGACCAGGTGCGACGTGGGGTGCTGGCTACCGATTAA
- the rarD gene encoding EamA family transporter RarD, with protein sequence MSKGIALSVSASVLFAVMYYYTSLLSPLTGLEIFGWRMLLTMPCMTVFMLLAREWSLVTQLVRRLIATPRLLIAAIASSALMGAQLWLFMWAPLNGYSLDVSLGYFLLPLSMVLTGRIVYGERLSYLQKVAVFFATLGVFNEVYQVGGFSWATLLVVLGYPIYFILRKRIKTDNLGGLWLDMTLMLPLALWFVQSGEQGFNVFDQYPRLSLLIPVLGVISASALVTYILASRLLPFSLFGLLSYVEPVLLLGVALLLGESIQTSEWLTYIPIWIAVAVLVFEGFKHLTRQRRRS encoded by the coding sequence GTGTCCAAAGGCATCGCTCTATCGGTCTCGGCCTCTGTGCTGTTCGCCGTCATGTACTACTACACGTCACTGCTCTCACCGCTGACCGGCCTGGAGATATTCGGCTGGCGCATGCTACTGACGATGCCGTGCATGACGGTGTTCATGCTGCTGGCCCGGGAGTGGAGCCTCGTTACGCAGTTGGTCCGGCGCCTGATCGCCACGCCACGGCTGTTGATCGCGGCGATCGCCTCTTCGGCACTGATGGGTGCGCAGCTGTGGCTGTTCATGTGGGCACCGCTCAACGGCTACAGCCTGGACGTGTCGCTGGGGTATTTCCTGCTGCCGCTGTCGATGGTGCTGACCGGTCGCATCGTCTACGGCGAACGCCTGTCGTACTTGCAGAAAGTCGCCGTGTTCTTTGCCACCCTTGGCGTGTTCAACGAGGTGTACCAAGTGGGCGGTTTTTCCTGGGCCACCTTGCTCGTGGTGCTGGGCTACCCGATCTACTTCATCCTGCGCAAACGCATCAAGACCGACAACCTGGGCGGGCTCTGGCTGGACATGACCCTGATGCTGCCACTGGCGCTCTGGTTCGTGCAGAGCGGTGAGCAAGGCTTCAATGTGTTCGATCAATACCCCAGGCTGTCGCTATTGATTCCGGTGCTCGGAGTCATCAGCGCTTCGGCCCTGGTGACCTACATCCTCGCCAGTCGACTGCTGCCGTTCAGCCTGTTCGGCCTGTTGAGTTATGTCGAGCCGGTATTGCTGCTGGGCGTTGCGCTGCTGTTGGGCGAAAGCATCCAGACCAGTGAATGGCTGACCTACATCCCCATCTGGATCGCGGTGGCGGTGCTGGTATTCGAAGGGTTCAAGCACCTGACGCGGCAGCGACGCCGGTCTTAA
- a CDS encoding aldo/keto reductase produces MSYRTLGHSGLQVSTLTLGTMMFGEQTSTEDSLRIIDKAWDQGINFIDTADVYTNGRSEEIVGEAIARRRQEWVLATKVGFGPPDGVPNRSGLSRKHIFNGIEASLTRLGTDYLDIYYLHREDHNTPLEVTVSAIGDLIRQGKIRYWGLSNYRGWRIAEVIRIADSLGIDRPVISQPLYNIVNRQAETEQITAAQNYGLGVVPFSPLARGVLSGKYAPDVAPDANSRAGRQDKRILETEWRVESLRIAQQIQQYTQDRGVGIVEFAIAWVLNNRAVTSAIVGPRTEEQWDGYTKAQAVEITAEDEAFIDSLVTPGHASTPGFNDVGHFVSGRVPRTV; encoded by the coding sequence ATGAGCTACCGCACGCTAGGCCATTCCGGGTTGCAAGTCTCGACACTGACCCTGGGCACCATGATGTTCGGCGAACAGACCAGCACCGAGGACTCGCTGCGGATCATCGACAAGGCCTGGGACCAGGGCATCAATTTCATCGACACGGCGGACGTCTACACCAACGGCCGTTCCGAAGAGATCGTCGGCGAGGCGATCGCCCGTCGCCGCCAGGAATGGGTGCTGGCCACCAAGGTCGGCTTCGGCCCACCGGACGGCGTGCCCAACCGCAGCGGCCTGAGCCGCAAGCACATTTTCAATGGCATCGAGGCCAGCCTGACGCGCCTGGGCACCGACTACCTGGACATCTATTACCTGCATCGCGAAGACCACAATACGCCGCTTGAGGTCACGGTGTCGGCCATTGGCGATTTGATTCGCCAGGGCAAAATCCGCTATTGGGGCCTGTCGAACTACCGGGGTTGGCGCATCGCCGAGGTGATCCGGATCGCCGACAGCCTGGGCATCGACCGGCCGGTGATCAGCCAGCCGCTGTACAACATCGTCAACCGCCAGGCAGAAACCGAGCAGATCACCGCTGCGCAGAATTATGGCCTCGGCGTGGTGCCCTTCAGCCCCCTCGCCCGCGGCGTGCTCAGCGGCAAGTACGCGCCGGACGTGGCGCCAGACGCCAACAGCCGTGCCGGCCGCCAGGATAAACGCATCCTGGAAACCGAATGGCGCGTTGAATCCCTGCGCATTGCCCAGCAGATCCAGCAATACACCCAGGACCGGGGCGTGGGCATCGTCGAGTTCGCCATTGCCTGGGTGCTGAACAATCGCGCCGTGACCTCGGCCATCGTCGGACCGCGCACCGAGGAACAGTGGGACGGGTACACCAAGGCGCAGGCGGTGGAAATCACGGCAGAGGATGAAGCCTTCATTGATTCGCTGGTGACCCCGGGGCATGCCTCGACGCCGGGGTTCAATGACGTCGGCCATTTCGTGTCGGGGCGGGTGCCGCGTACAGTTTAA
- a CDS encoding MFS transporter — protein MSQSAAALLATPDEKNTVYKRITLRLIPFIFICYLFNYLDRVNVGFAKLQMLDALKFSETVYGLGAGIFFIGYVLCGVPSNLALTRFGPRRWIALMMITWGTLSTCLLFVTTPTEFYTLRLFTGAAEAGFFPGVVLYLSQWFPTFRRGRIMALFMSAIPVSGLLGSPFSGWILNHFAAGQGGLAGWQWMFLLQGIPTVILGALAFFLLSDTFANAKWLTDQERAVLTADHAEDLANKPKTTTDSLLAVFKNPVIWAFGLVYFCIQSGVYAINFWLPSIIKSLGFSDNLVIGWLSAIPYLLAAVFMLLVGRSADLHKERRWHLVVPMLMGAVGLLIAVNFAATPAIAILGLSIATMGALTGLPMFWPVPTAMLSAGAAAGGLALINSMGQMAGFLSPYLVGWVKDATGSTDAALYLLAAVIVGGSLLALRMTRTLRA, from the coding sequence ATGTCCCAGAGCGCAGCAGCCCTCCTGGCTACCCCCGACGAAAAAAACACCGTCTACAAGCGCATTACCCTGCGCTTGATCCCGTTCATCTTCATCTGCTACCTGTTCAACTACCTCGACCGGGTCAACGTTGGCTTCGCCAAGTTGCAGATGCTCGATGCCTTGAAATTCAGCGAAACCGTGTACGGCCTCGGTGCCGGGATCTTTTTCATCGGCTACGTACTGTGTGGCGTGCCGAGCAATCTGGCCCTGACCCGATTCGGCCCGCGGCGCTGGATCGCGCTGATGATGATCACCTGGGGCACCCTCTCGACCTGCCTGCTGTTCGTCACCACGCCCACCGAGTTCTATACCTTGCGGCTGTTTACCGGCGCGGCTGAAGCCGGATTCTTTCCTGGCGTGGTGCTGTATCTCTCGCAATGGTTCCCGACGTTCCGACGCGGCCGGATCATGGCCTTGTTCATGTCGGCCATTCCGGTGTCCGGCCTGCTCGGCAGCCCGTTTTCCGGCTGGATCCTCAATCACTTCGCCGCCGGCCAGGGCGGCCTGGCGGGTTGGCAGTGGATGTTCCTGCTGCAAGGCATCCCGACGGTGATCCTCGGGGCGCTGGCGTTTTTCCTGCTCAGCGACACCTTCGCCAACGCCAAGTGGCTGACCGACCAGGAGCGCGCCGTGCTCACCGCGGACCATGCCGAAGACCTGGCGAATAAACCGAAAACCACCACCGACTCCCTGCTGGCGGTGTTCAAGAACCCGGTAATCTGGGCCTTTGGCCTGGTGTACTTCTGCATCCAGAGCGGCGTGTACGCGATCAACTTCTGGCTGCCGTCAATCATCAAGAGCCTGGGTTTCAGCGATAACCTGGTAATTGGCTGGCTGAGTGCGATCCCCTATCTGCTGGCGGCGGTGTTTATGTTGCTGGTGGGCCGTTCGGCGGACCTGCATAAGGAGCGTCGTTGGCATCTGGTGGTGCCGATGCTGATGGGCGCGGTCGGGCTGCTGATTGCCGTCAACTTCGCCGCCACCCCGGCCATCGCCATCCTCGGCCTGTCCATCGCCACCATGGGCGCCCTCACCGGTCTGCCGATGTTCTGGCCGGTGCCCACCGCGATGCTCAGCGCGGGTGCGGCAGCCGGTGGGTTGGCCTTGATCAACTCCATGGGCCAGATGGCCGGTTTCCTGAGCCCGTACCTGGTGGGTTGGGTCAAGGACGCCACTGGCTCGACCGATGCGGCGCTGTACCTGCTGGCGGCGGTGATTGTCGGCGGCAGCCTGCTGGCGTTGCGCATGACCCGCACCCTGCGGGCCTGA
- a CDS encoding sugar diacid recognition domain-containing protein gives MFELDHDLAQDIVDRAMAILPYNVNVMDNQGLILGSGERERVNTRHEGAQLVLANGRVVEIDEHTAMHLKGVQPGINLPLMLDQRLIGVLGITGEPAQLRTYAELVRMTAEMLVGQRNQQAEQQWRRQRCDDLLALLLGDAGDSPRLLDEARQMGLKPQLSRVPYLFELGLEHGPGQTVEALSAWLMSRYPDSWCLTSSTSSLLWCRPVTASVENERLLGKLDGLGWNILRVAVGGQAEGLTGLRRCYRRVADLLAYGRDVLPQVRLLNLNRYRLPVLLWRHRSDDALDELLSPLRKVIAKDSNGQLLATLRSWCEHDGQSQACADALGIHRNSLRYRMERIAELSGVDPLRLDGMLALYLGVQLLPQTPDPAT, from the coding sequence ATGTTCGAACTTGATCACGACCTGGCGCAGGACATCGTCGACCGGGCGATGGCGATCCTGCCCTATAACGTCAACGTCATGGACAACCAGGGCCTGATTCTTGGCAGTGGCGAGCGTGAGCGGGTCAATACCCGTCACGAGGGTGCGCAACTGGTCCTGGCCAATGGCCGGGTGGTGGAAATCGACGAGCACACCGCGATGCACCTCAAGGGCGTGCAGCCGGGAATCAACCTGCCATTGATGCTCGATCAACGCCTGATTGGGGTGTTGGGCATCACCGGCGAGCCAGCGCAACTGCGCACCTACGCCGAACTGGTGCGCATGACCGCCGAAATGTTGGTGGGCCAGCGCAACCAACAGGCCGAACAGCAGTGGCGCCGACAACGTTGCGATGACTTGCTGGCGCTGCTGCTGGGCGACGCCGGGGACTCGCCACGGCTGTTGGACGAAGCGCGGCAGATGGGCCTCAAGCCGCAATTGTCGCGGGTGCCCTATCTGTTCGAGCTGGGACTGGAGCACGGGCCTGGGCAGACCGTCGAGGCGCTGAGCGCCTGGCTGATGTCCCGTTACCCCGACAGTTGGTGCCTGACCTCGTCCACGTCTTCCTTGCTCTGGTGCCGACCGGTCACCGCTTCGGTGGAGAACGAGCGGCTGCTGGGCAAGCTCGACGGGCTGGGTTGGAACATTCTGCGGGTGGCGGTGGGTGGCCAGGCCGAAGGGCTGACGGGGCTGCGTCGTTGCTACCGACGGGTGGCGGACCTGCTGGCCTATGGGCGTGATGTGTTGCCACAAGTGCGCTTGTTGAACCTCAACCGTTATCGCCTGCCGGTCCTGCTCTGGCGCCACCGCAGCGACGATGCCCTGGACGAATTGCTCAGCCCGTTGCGCAAGGTCATCGCCAAGGACAGCAACGGCCAGTTGCTCGCCACCCTGCGCAGTTGGTGCGAACACGACGGCCAGAGCCAGGCCTGCGCCGACGCCCTGGGTATCCACCGCAACAGCTTGCGCTACCGCATGGAACGCATCGCCGAGCTGAGCGGCGTGGATCCGCTGCGGTTGGATGGGATGTTGGCGTTGTACCTGGGGGTTCAGTTGTTGCCGCAGACCCCAGATCCAGCCACATAA
- a CDS encoding glycerate kinase, whose product MKIVIAPDSFKDSLSAQDVADAIAQGLAQVWPQAQLIKCPMADGGEGTVASVLAACNGEWRRTRVRGPLGVAVEARWGWLAESRTAIIEMAEASGLQLVPPEQRDACSSSTYGTGELIRAALDEGAGRVILAIGGSASNDAGAGAMQALGVALLDVHNQPLPPGGLALANLSRIDLGGLDPRLAQVSFEIAADVDNPLCGPHGASAVFGPQKGASALQVRELDRALGHFAEHCAQALNKDVRDEPGSGAAGGLGFAAKAFLGAQFRTGVEVVAQLTGLAAAINGADLVITGEGRFDAQTLRGKTPFGVARIARQHGVPVLVIAGTLGEGYQALYEHGIDAAFALASGPMTLQEACADAPRLLSERAQDIARLWRVAAR is encoded by the coding sequence ATGAAAATAGTCATCGCCCCCGACTCGTTCAAGGATAGCCTCAGCGCCCAGGACGTAGCCGATGCCATCGCCCAGGGGCTGGCCCAGGTCTGGCCGCAGGCGCAGTTGATCAAGTGCCCGATGGCCGACGGCGGGGAGGGGACGGTGGCATCGGTGCTGGCCGCCTGCAACGGTGAGTGGCGCCGCACCCGGGTCCGCGGCCCCCTGGGTGTTGCCGTCGAGGCGCGTTGGGGCTGGTTGGCCGAGAGTCGCACGGCGATCATCGAGATGGCCGAGGCCAGTGGCTTGCAGTTGGTCCCGCCGGAGCAACGCGATGCCTGTTCCAGCAGCACCTATGGCACTGGCGAGTTGATTCGCGCCGCCCTGGATGAAGGCGCCGGGCGAGTGATCCTGGCGATCGGCGGCAGCGCCAGCAACGATGCCGGTGCCGGTGCGATGCAGGCCCTGGGCGTGGCGTTGCTGGATGTACACAACCAACCCCTGCCTCCCGGCGGCCTGGCCCTGGCGAACCTGTCGCGCATTGACCTGGGCGGCCTGGATCCGCGCCTGGCCCAGGTCAGCTTCGAGATCGCCGCCGACGTCGATAACCCGTTGTGCGGGCCCCATGGCGCATCCGCCGTTTTCGGTCCGCAGAAGGGCGCCTCTGCCCTGCAGGTGCGGGAACTGGACCGGGCCCTGGGGCATTTTGCCGAACACTGTGCCCAGGCGTTGAATAAAGATGTACGGGATGAGCCGGGCAGCGGCGCCGCCGGTGGCCTGGGGTTCGCGGCCAAGGCGTTCCTGGGCGCACAATTTCGTACTGGCGTGGAAGTCGTCGCCCAATTGACCGGACTGGCCGCTGCGATCAATGGCGCCGACCTGGTGATCACCGGCGAAGGCCGTTTCGACGCCCAGACCCTGCGCGGCAAAACCCCCTTTGGTGTGGCCCGCATTGCTCGCCAGCATGGCGTACCGGTGCTGGTCATCGCCGGCACGCTGGGGGAGGGCTACCAGGCGCTGTACGAACACGGCATCGACGCGGCCTTTGCCCTGGCCAGCGGGCCGATGACATTGCAAGAAGCCTGTGCCGATGCCCCGCGCCTGCTGAGTGAGCGCGCCCAGGACATCGCCCGGCTGTGGCGGGTGGCCGCCCGCTAA